The nucleotide window GGCCGTCGGTGCGCTCGTCGGTCAGGCGATCGGCAAGAACCAGAAGAGCACGATCATCGGTGGCGCCGTCGGTGCCGTAGCGGGCGGGGCGCGCGCCGCAACCGTGGCCGACCGCGACGTGATCGTCGCGGCGGGAACCGCGATCACGCTCACGCTCACGCAATCGTTGACAATCTCCGCGAATTGAGACGCCCCAACGCCCGTTCGCGCTCACATGTATCAGGTCCAGGAGGAGTTCGATGATGCGTTCCCCTATGAGCCGCGTGGTCCACGCCCTGGCGCAGCACGCCCGGATGGCGAGAATCATCGCCGCGGTTGCCGTCGCCGGCTTATTCGTGGCGTCGTGTGACGTGCACGGCGTCAGCAGTCCCGGCAGTCTATCGGCGCTCGTGATCACGCCGAATCCGCAGGTGTTGGCGGTGAACGGCACGCAGCAGTTCACGGCGCTCGGCACGGACTTTTCCGGCGCTAACGTCTCGATCACGCCTACCTGGTCGGTCGTGGCCGGGGGCGGGACGATCAGCAGCGCGGGCCTGTTCACGGCCGGCACAACGCCAGGGACGTATACCAGCACCGTCAAAGCCACCAGCGGCAATATCTCGAGCACGGCAACGGTCACCGTGACCCTCGGTCCGCTGGCCAACATCGTCGTCACGCCAAATCCCGTCTCAATGGGCAGCGGCATCACGCAACAGTTCGTGGCCGTGGGCACGGACGTTGCGGGGAACATTGTGCAGTTCATCCCCGCATGGTCCGTCGTGGCCGGTGGCGGTACGCTGAACGGCAACGGCATATTCACCGCGGGCACGGTGGTCGGGACGTTCGCCAATACGATTCAAGCCCGCAGTGGCGGCATCACGGGGACCGCGACGGTCACCGTGACCGCCGGGGCGCTCGCGACGATCGCGGTCACGCCCAGCCCGGCAACGCTCGCCACCAGTACCACGCAGCAGTTCACGGCGGTCGGAAGAGACGTCGGCGGCAACGTGGTCGCGATCACGCCGACCTGGTCGGTCGTCGCGGGTGGCGGCACGATCGACGGCGCGACGGGCCTCTTTACGGCGGGTACCACGACCGGTACGTACACCAATTCGGTTCGTGCCAGCATTGGAGGCGTGGCGGGCTTCGCCACGGTCACGGTCGTCGCCACCGGGCCGCTGGTCTCCATCACGGTGACGCCGACTCCGGTGTCCGTACAGGCCAATGGCACGCAGCAGTTCATCGCGGTCGGAACGGATGCAAGCGGCAACGTCTTCCTGATCACGCCCGTATGGTCAGTCGTGAATAGTGGGGGCAGCATCAACCCGAACACCGGAGTCTTCACCGCGGGCGCGACGGCCGGGACTTTCAACAACACGGTCAAAGCAACCAGCGGCTCGGTCTCGGGGTTCGCGACCGTCACCGTGAGCGCGCTCGCGCCGACGCTGACGACCGTCGCTGTGACGCCGAATCCGGTCTCCGTACTGGTTAGTACCACCCAGCAGTTCACGGCAATCGGTCGGGACGGAGGTGCCAACATCCTTCCGATCGCGCCGGTCTGGTCGGTCGTGAGCGGAGGCGGCACCATCGATGCCAACACGGGTCTCTTCACCGCGGGTGCGGTGACCGGGACATATACCAACACCGTCATGGCCACGAGTGGGGCGATTTCCGGTACGGCCACCGTGACGGTGACATCGGCGGCACCGCCGCCGCCGCTCGTGAATCTCGGAACGGCAGCCCCCAACGGGATCATGGCCGGCACGGCCGTCACGTGCATCATCGGCGGCATCATCAATGCCAACGTGAGCATCAGTCCAGGCAATACAGTCACCGGCTTCCCACCGTGCGTCATCACCGGTGTCCAGCATCTGGGCGATGCAGTCGCGGCGCAGGGCCAGATCGACCTCACCGCCGCCTACAACGAGCTGGCCGGGCTCCCGTGCCCGGCGGCGAACGCCATCGTGGCCGATCTCGGCGGAACCACCAAACCGGCCGGCGTCTACTGCACGGCGAGCGGCATTGGCGTGACGGGCACGCTGACGTTGGACGGAGGGGGAGATCCGAACGCGACGTTCGTCTTCCAGGCCGGCTCGTCGCTCACCACGGCCGGGAACGTGGTCCTGATCAATGGGGCGCAGGCCAAGAACGTGTACTGGCAGGTCGGATCGTCGGCCACGCTCGGCACGGCCTCGCAGTGGCAGGGGAACATCCTCGCCCTCACCAGCATCACGCTGGTGGACAACGCGACCATGTTGGGCCGCGCGCTGGCCCGGAACGGGGCGGTAACGCTGGGCGCCAACAACGTCATCACACTGCCATAGCGCAGGCGAGCGCTGGAGCCGGACAACCGTCCGGCTTCAGCCCCGCACTGGCCACGAAGTCTTCAAGGAGAGGCACATGTCGATCAGAGCATTCACGGTTGGACTCGCGGCGCTGGTGTGGGCCGTGCCGGCCGTTGCGCAAGAGCGGGGGACGATGGAGTTCGGCGCGTTTGCCAGCGCCGCGTCGTTCGACAACAAGCTCAGCCTTACATCGGGATACGGAGGAGGCGGACGGGTCGGGATGTACCTCGCCCCGCGTTGGTCCATCGAGTTCGAAGACGCCGAGATGCGGGCCAGCCGCCCGAACGGCCTGAAGGCGGTCAACGTGGGATTGCTGTCCGGCCGCCTGGTGGCGGTGCCCATCAAGAGCGGGGCGGTGTCGTTCCTCCTCGGCGCCGGTGCCGGGGTGTCCACCGAGACGAACTTCCTTCACAGCTATGGCGTGGACGCACTGGCGGGGATGAAGGTCGCCCTCAGCCCCAGTGCCGCGCTGCGGATCGACGGTGTGTGGGACTGGCTGGCGAATGAAAACTGGAAGTCATACCTGAGTGTGCGCGTGGGCCTCAGCCTGTACCGGTGGCCCTCCCACGAAGTCCGCACCGTGACCGTGACGACGCCAGCGCCGCCGGCGATGATGATGGAGCATGAGGATTCGGTGAGCGCAGCGGAGACCAAGCGTCTCCGCGATCGCGATGCCGCACTGCAGGCCCTGCGCGATTCGCTCGCCAATGCCCCGGTGAGCCAGCCGGCGGTCACGTCCGCCGCGACCATGGCGACGATGCAGGCCGTGATCCATTTCGCATTTGACAAGTCAGTGCTCAGCGATTCTGCCAAGGCGATTCTCGACGAGAAGGTCGAGGTGTTCCGGGCCAACCCGAGCATGACGATCGTGATCGGGGGCTATACCGACGTGGTCGGCACCGACGCCTACAACATGGCGCTCGGCGAGCGGCGCGCGCAGGCCGCGAAGGAATACATCGTGGCCCACGGCATCGACGCGAACCGCATCATCGTTGAATCGAAGGGCGAACGTGACCAGATCCCGAATTCTGCTGGCGTTGCTGGTCGGGCGCCGAACCGCCGGGCCGTGTTCCACCTGTTGATCGCGCCCGACGTGGTGAAGGATTAGTAGTAGCGACAGCTGGCCGGCCGTCAATCGGCCCAGCGCGGACGATCGCGCAGGAGCCGGTTGCCGAGCCGGGATCACGGGCGGTATCAGTCCCACCGCAGAACGCCGCGGCCGTACACAACGTGCCCGCCCGACAAAGTGGTCATCGCCGTCTCCGGACGGCAGGAGATTGCGAAATGCTCATGACGCTCGCCGCTGTGCTGATCGTGCTGTGGTTGCTCGGCATGGTCACCTCGTATACGATGGGCGGTTTGATTCACATCCTGCTCGTCATCGCCGTCATCGTGATCCTGGTGCGTGTGATCCAGGGTCGGAAAGTCCTGTAAGTCGCCCCCGGAGGTGCGGAAATGAGTGGAATCAAAACGATGGCCGCGGTGGTGTTGGTGGCGGGTGTGTTCGCGCTCACGTATGGCGGGTTTACATACACGAGAAGCACACACCACGCGCAGTTCGGCCCGTTCGCGATGATGATGCAGGACCGGCAGACGGTGGCGATTCCGATCTGGGCCGGCATCGCCGCCGTGCTCGTGGGCGGTGTGCTGCTCCTGATCCCGACGCGCGCCACGTGATGCCGTTCCGACGGCGTGTGATGGCCCCGTGGACCGCTCGGCCCTTCCGTTCGCGACGACCAAGGGT belongs to Gemmatimonadaceae bacterium and includes:
- a CDS encoding ice-binding family protein, with product MMRSPMSRVVHALAQHARMARIIAAVAVAGLFVASCDVHGVSSPGSLSALVITPNPQVLAVNGTQQFTALGTDFSGANVSITPTWSVVAGGGTISSAGLFTAGTTPGTYTSTVKATSGNISSTATVTVTLGPLANIVVTPNPVSMGSGITQQFVAVGTDVAGNIVQFIPAWSVVAGGGTLNGNGIFTAGTVVGTFANTIQARSGGITGTATVTVTAGALATIAVTPSPATLATSTTQQFTAVGRDVGGNVVAITPTWSVVAGGGTIDGATGLFTAGTTTGTYTNSVRASIGGVAGFATVTVVATGPLVSITVTPTPVSVQANGTQQFIAVGTDASGNVFLITPVWSVVNSGGSINPNTGVFTAGATAGTFNNTVKATSGSVSGFATVTVSALAPTLTTVAVTPNPVSVLVSTTQQFTAIGRDGGANILPIAPVWSVVSGGGTIDANTGLFTAGAVTGTYTNTVMATSGAISGTATVTVTSAAPPPPLVNLGTAAPNGIMAGTAVTCIIGGIINANVSISPGNTVTGFPPCVITGVQHLGDAVAAQGQIDLTAAYNELAGLPCPAANAIVADLGGTTKPAGVYCTASGIGVTGTLTLDGGGDPNATFVFQAGSSLTTAGNVVLINGAQAKNVYWQVGSSATLGTASQWQGNILALTSITLVDNATMLGRALARNGAVTLGANNVITLP
- a CDS encoding OmpA family protein, producing the protein MSIRAFTVGLAALVWAVPAVAQERGTMEFGAFASAASFDNKLSLTSGYGGGGRVGMYLAPRWSIEFEDAEMRASRPNGLKAVNVGLLSGRLVAVPIKSGAVSFLLGAGAGVSTETNFLHSYGVDALAGMKVALSPSAALRIDGVWDWLANENWKSYLSVRVGLSLYRWPSHEVRTVTVTTPAPPAMMMEHEDSVSAAETKRLRDRDAALQALRDSLANAPVSQPAVTSAATMATMQAVIHFAFDKSVLSDSAKAILDEKVEVFRANPSMTIVIGGYTDVVGTDAYNMALGERRAQAAKEYIVAHGIDANRIIVESKGERDQIPNSAGVAGRAPNRRAVFHLLIAPDVVKD
- a CDS encoding lmo0937 family membrane protein → MLMTLAAVLIVLWLLGMVTSYTMGGLIHILLVIAVIVILVRVIQGRKVL